The nucleotide window GTACTGAGGATAGACATATAAACATTGTTATAAGAGTAAAGTTCCATGTCTTTTCTAACTGACTCATTGTTTCCTCATTTTGTATCAGGTGGATGAAGGAATTAACTACGAAATAGTCCGGTCAGTGCTTATGGAGCGTGCAAACTGCCCTTATCTAGCATCACAAACGGCAGCTGAAGTAAGAAACCATATAGTGCTAAACTTTAAGATCATTTTTTTAATGCTCCGTGGATTAGAAGCTACATTAATTTCAAAGACTGTATTTGTAACCTGGAACTCCATATTATGCGGTGTAAAATATCTGCGTTTACGTTTTATGTGCTTACTAACTTGCTGGAATTTATTGAAGCATCCTGAGTTTTTGGGTGATGGTTTTGCTATGTGGACACTTGCAACATTTTGAGTCAATAAAAATGCCCTTTATCGGAAAATGTGGACACTTGCAGATGGAAGCTTTTTCAAGAACCGAAGTTTTTCCAAAAATTGTCGAGGTGTATTCAAGGCCAGTTCGAATTATACGTGGGAAGCAAATTGAGTCTGCTTGGGAGGTACAAGCTGCTTTTACGTAGACACGTACCAATGCAATTCTTTAACATACTCAAAGTGCAGCTTGAGTCATGGACTAAGCTTGCTGATGCAATATGCAGGTTGACGCAAGCGCATtcgagaaagaagaagaaaaggcgTGGTGGAGCGCCTACTTGGAGGTACGCAAGTCTACAGTTCTCATTTCTCAAAGCGACAGGTTTCTGATCTGCAGTTCATTCTGCTCACCTGTAGTCTATTCTGTTCACCGCCATTGCAGGAGTCGACGTCAAAACCTTTGCCGAGGCCTCCCTGCTTCTGATACAACCACTGGAGGATTTCTTCAACAATGTTTTCGTCATGGCGGTGAGCACAAATCTATGTGTTTTAAGATCTACCATGATTCGTTTCATTTTACCACTTGACAGTGTATATATGCACATATCTATACCTTTGCTAATTAAACTTGTATGGTGAATTGGTGATGGCCCATGGAACAGGAAGACGAGAGGATCCGCAACAATCGGCTGGCGCTGCTGCAAAAGGTTACGAGTTTGACCAAGGGGATCGCCGACCTCTCGGTTTTACCAAGGTTTTAGTTAGCCTTGGAGTGAGCCGGTGGTCGAGTTAGAGGGTACGTCCCATTTTTGAGCTGGTGTCCTCAAGTTGGAGCCAGTTTTTGTTCTTCTTCTGTGTTGTGTTGCTGATATTATTTGGGATCCTCTTTGATTGGAGGATGGGGACCTAGGAAAAACCTATTTGGCATTCATTTAGATCTTACCAGTTTCAAGCAGATCGGGCGGGTGCTCCCTGACGTTGATATTTGTTTGTTGGTGTATAAATTTTCTTTTAAGAAGATTGAAACAGTTGGAGCTAGCCTTCCTTCTGTCTGTTTAAGAAGAGAGATGTATAATATGTAGACGGACATACTCGTAATCTAATTAATTCCAACTGCTTACTCTTATCAATCAGtacataccccccccccccccccccccccccctactTGGTGATCTAAACGATCTTATATTACTGTGTACCTGTGAAACACTATATAATATAATTTCTGCTTGAGCGTTAGCTcgatcacaaacaaacaagaaaaCTCGTCACATTTATTATTATTACATAATAAGAAGAGAGTTTTGATAACAATTAAGTGCATGATAAAAGCTACTCTAGTAGATACGAGGAGCAAATTGTTGGGCTCCCTTCAAAGCGATTCCTTACTATTAAATAAATTACATGACAATACCAAGCCCTAATTCAAAGTGTTCCACCACTTGCACGGTGCAAGGCAGACGCACCTTTGAAGTGCCATACAGATACAGGTGCCTTTGAAGGGCCAACTCAACTTGGAAGCCTTGGTTGCATATGACAATGGAAATTAAGCAACAGCTAGCTAGCATCAGATGGAGAAAGCCTGAAGAAGAAGAGCCATGCGTAGATATATAGTTGCAGATGGTTGCAGATAGATTTGAGGCAGTCATTAATTACGATGATGAAATAACCAACCAACCAACCTGCAAATTAGGACGACTGTACAAGTAAGTGCATTAGTTAGCTATATATAGTGGCGGTAATAAATAAAACAACGAAAGAGCCAAGAGTATGTATTACCTCGGCAATACTCGTCAAGAAACCCAATCACCCTTCTTCCTCTTCGTGGATCTCCTCCTCCTCGATCTCGCCGGCCGTCCCACTGTCGGAAACCTTTCCGCTCTCGTTCGCTGGAAAAGTCTCTTCCTCCTCCCCCTGGATCTCGCCCCTCCCACCATTTGGAGTGTCATTGATCTCGCTTGTCCCACTGCTAGAAGACTGTGCGCTCTCCTTGTTCGCTGGAAAGTCCTCATCTTTGCGGCCAGAGACACGAAAGCAGATCTCTCTGGGATGCTCTTGGGCTTCTTTCCTCACGACGTCAATCATGGCGCTGATGCACGGGCTGCTCTCTGCTGCTCCTCCATACCATTCCAAGTTGCATTTAAATTCTACCCACAGGAGGCGCCGGAGGTGCTTGATACCCAGCTGAGGCTCTCCTTTATTTGCAGCTGGTGGTGGGCCACCGTAGAACTGGAACTCCAAGTAGAGATATCCCAGCATCGGCATCGCTCCTTCCTGGAAGGTGACAACCCGTGGAACGCGGCAGTCAACAACCAGTTCCCCGAGCCTCGGGAACCCTTCACCGCTGATGGCCATGGGCTCTCTTGGGACGACCTCCAACCTTAGCTTCAGATCGTACAGGTCGGGCATCTCCCGCAAAATCAGGAGATCCTTCTCCTCTAGCTTGCAGATCCTGATATCCAAGGAGTCAAGGTCGTGGAAGTGATCCTTGATCCACCGTGGAATTCCCATGTGTTTTCTGCCAACGATTAGGCTGCCGCTATCAGTGGCCCGATTAACCAGCTGAACGAACAAGATCTCCCCGGCTAACTCAGACACAAGATCACTCTTCTTCCAGGCATGGCGGACGCACTCGGGCACTCCCTCCAGTTTTGAGAGCTGACTAGCTTCCCAAGGCAGTGCAGAGATGGTATAGTCTAACTCCAAAATCTCCAGCTTCTTCAGCTCCCCTATTTCCCTTGGTATCTTCGCCCCCCCTGTAGCATTCAAGAGCAGCCGCTTCAAATTCTGCAGTTTCCACATCTCACGAGGCAGCTGTGTGAGCCCGTTGCAACTCAGGTCCAGGGTCTCTAAATGATGCAGGTCCCCAATTTCACTGCCTAGCCTTGTGATGCTTGCCCAGCCCACCTCCAGTGCTTTCAAATGCTGCAACTTCCCAATCTCCGGAGGCAGCTCTTTGAGCTCGGTGTGATGCAAGATCAGATTCTCCAAATTCTGGAGGTTCCCGATCTCACGTGACAGCTCCGTCAGCTTCGTCCAGCTCAGGTCCAGAGTCTCTAATTGTTGCAGATCCCCTATCTCCCTGGGCAGCTCTGCCAGCTTTTGGTTCTGACTCACGACAAGAGTCTTCAATTGTTGTAGGTCCCTAATCTCACTGGGTAACTCTGTGATCGATGTGAATCTTACCTGCAAAGTCTCCAGATGTTGTAGCCTTGCTATTTCTGTTGGTATCTCACTGATTCCTGTCCCTTCTAGGCCGAATAGGTGCCTCACAGAGAGCAATCCACATATATCCTTCACATGCTGATTTCCAAGGGCCTCGAAATCTAGAGACATCCAAGGAGACTGTACGAATTCAAAATAATGATGATGATATTGAAGATCCAACACTCGCACACGGTCCAACTTCTCAAAAGGGACATATCTCTTAGCACCTTGAAAAACAACAAGAGATCGAATCTGGGACCAATCTAGTTCCAACAAGGTATCCACCACCTCCACCGCACCGTCATCAACTAGATAATCGTCGATACATACCCGATGGATGCGACATGCATATGGCAATGTGATGTCGGAACTGCAAGTAATGAAATTATCTTCACGCGATTTCCATCTAAGGAAATTTCGCATCATCGGGTTCATTTGGTAGTCACCATCACCACCCCGCAGCATCAACCCCCTGTTGCCAAGCTCTTCAAGATAATCTTTTGCTACATCAACTTTATAAGTAAATCCTTCAGCGACCCATCGCATGACCAAATCTTTCTTTTGAAAATAGTAATTCTCAGGGTATATACTGCAGTACAACAAGCAGGTCTTCAACATATGGTGAGGAAGATCGGTGTAGCAAAGCTGCAAACTCTCTACCAACGGTTCAAACCCTGGAGTGTTCTGAATTCCGCTTTGCTTAAGCTGCTTCTCAATCATATCTTGCACATCACATGCCTTTACATGTACCCCTAGTTGTTCCTGTTGTTCCTGGATCATTGCCATTGCAGAAAACAGGCAAATTAGTGCTAACGGAACACCACCACACATGCGCACAATAGGATGGTGCTGGTCaaaaccttctccaaccatgccAGGCTTCATCCGAGCGGTGAAATCTTTCACAAGAGGTCCGTACAACCATCTTTCCTTAACAGAAAACCATATAGGATTCATTCTGATGTAGAGCTTGCTATTATCCAAATCATCTCCTGGTAGAGAAGCAATACAAGTTGTGATGACGATTCTATTACCAAGATCATTTTGTGGAAAAGACTTGCTGATGATGTCCCATTCTTCACAATGCCATATGTCATCAATTATTACCAGGTACCTAGGCAAGTTGATTGCACGTACAATTAAGATAGTTAGTATAGACAGCTTGACCAAGTTTAGTTAGTAGACAATCCAAATTTAGCTAGCACTGCACATCTCAGAAGACATTACTTAAATCGAGGGTTTTTTTTATAAACTTGCGCACCTTTTGTTCTCTAGGAAATTGGATATGGTGTGGATGAGATCTTCCTGTGTCCTTGCTTGGGTGCCAGCAAGTGGTTCAGCTCCTACTTGTTGGAGAATACTTGTGAGGACCTCCTTCATGTTGGGACTTGGAGTGACGGACACAAAAGCCCGTGACTGGAACTTACTTTTAATCTCCTCATCCTCGTACACAAGGTGGGCAAGGGTTGTTTTCCCCACACCAGCCATTCCAACAATGGATGCCATTTTTAGCTGCGGCAGCACCGTTGTGgtctcttcttctccttcttcttctcctcctcctcctgccagGAATGTGATGAGATCATCCCTCCATATGTCCATACCAACCATCTCCGCCGCATCCTTGTGGACGAATGGAGCTTGAGGAGGAGGCGGTTTGCTGGGAGGGCTGGATTTGGAGTTTCTTCTTGAAAATAAGCTGGAGATGGGTTCAGCACACTTGTTCTTCTTCCACTTCCACTTGCTGCGGCACCGGCCCGACACGTCATCTACCCTCTTCTTCAGATCTTGGAAAGGGCAGCTGGCTTCGATCTTGCTTTGGATAATCAAGTGCTTGTTTCTGCGGCTGGGCTTCATAGTTTGGATGAATTCGTCGATGGCGTCGTGCATATCATCGGCGAGATCCAGCGCTTCCTTCTTCAAGACCTTGGATTCCGAATCAAGAATCTCCTTGTCCCATATCGCCCAAAGGATGGAGTGCACAGACTTGAGCTTGGATTTGATGAACGTGACGTCCTTGCGCGTCCGCCGCCGAAGCTTGTAGCCGCTGCCCAGCAAAGCACCCAGCTTGGCTACGACGGGTCCCAAGGCCCCCGTGGCTGCTGTCACGGGAGCTCTCTCCATTGCTCAGCTAGGCCGTGCAGGCTGTATGCACTGGAGAGCCGGAGCAGGAGCCAGCGGCCATCCTTGCGAATTGTGTCAATCTGGGTGGAATGTGGAGATCAACCTCCAAATGGTTACTTCAGCTAGTTATCATAGCAGAGGTGAGATTAAGTTATGCCTTCTCCTAGTTTGCAGCAaacccagattccaacaaatagAAAAATGGTTCTTTGTCTTGATgattttttttgcgggtgaaaaGGGAGTTCTCATTACTTAAGGTGGCCTCTCAGCAGAGGCCAGACGTACAACCGACTCAATCCCCGAGTGGAGCCACACGGTGGTCCGGGGGGTCCTACGCCCGTAAGAGGCAAGTTCATGGCTACATTTATTTTCTAAGCGATTACAAAGAGTAAATGAGATCTCCCTTCCAGCGGCAGCCACTATATCTCTAATCTCTTGAATGAGGGTGCGGTGCACCGAACGATCCTCCACATTTGTTGTGATCATCGCCACAGCCTCCGCGCAATCAAGCTCGACCGTGATAGGCAAACCGGTCCTATGCAGAGCCAAGTCGAGGCCCTCCTTGCAAGCCGCGAGCTCCGCACCCAGGGCATTATCGCATGTGCGCAACTCTCTACATGCAGTATAGATGATTTCTCCACGATCATCGCGCAGAATCATTCCTCCTCCGGCCGCTCCCGTCGCCGCAACAAAACTTCCGTCGGTGTTTAGCTTAGTGCAGCCTGGCGGTGGCGCGG belongs to Triticum urartu cultivar G1812 chromosome 7, Tu2.1, whole genome shotgun sequence and includes:
- the LOC125525584 gene encoding disease resistance protein PIK5-NP-like, translated to MERAPVTAATGALGPVVAKLGALLGSGYKLRRRTRKDVTFIKSKLKSVHSILWAIWDKEILDSESKVLKKEALDLADDMHDAIDEFIQTMKPSRRNKHLIIQSKIEASCPFQDLKKRVDDVSGRCRSKWKWKKNKCAEPISSLFSRRNSKSSPPSKPPPPQAPFVHKDAAEMVGMDIYEEIKSKFQSRAFVSVTPSPNMKEVLTSILQQVGAEPLAGTQARTQEDLIHTISNFLENKRYLVIIDDIWHCEEWDIISKSFPQNDLGNRIVITTCIASLPGDDLDNSKLYIRMNPIWFSVKERWLYGPLVKDFTARMKPGMVGEGFDQHHPIVRMCGGVPLALICLFSAMAMIQEQQEQLGVHVKACDVQDMIEKQLKQSGIQNTPGFEPLVESLQLCYTDLPHHMLKTCLLYCSIYPENYYFQKKDLVMRWVAEGFTYKVDVAKDYLEELGNRGLMLRGGDGDYQMNPMMRNFLRWKSREDNFITCSSDITLPYACRIHRVCIDDYLVDDGAVEVVDTLLELDWSQIRSLVVFQGAKRYVPFEKLDRVRVLDLQYHHHYFEFVQSPWMSLDFEALGNQHVKDICGLLSVRHLFGLEGTGISEIPTEIARLQHLETLQVRFTSITELPSEIRDLQQLKTLVVSQNQKLAELPREIGDLQQLETLDLSWTKLTELSREIGNLQNLENLILHHTELKELPPEIGKLQHLKALEVGWASITRLGSEIGDLHHLETLDLSCNGLTQLPREMWKLQNLKRLLLNATGGAKIPREIGELKKLEILELDYTISALPWEASQLSKLEGVPECVRHAWKKSDLVSELAGEILFVQLVNRATDSGSLIVGRKHMGIPRWIKDHFHDLDSLDIRICKLEEKDLLILREMPDLYDLKLRLEVVPREPMAISGEGFPRLGELVVDCRVPRVVTFQEGAMPMLGYLYLEFQFYGGPPPAANKGEPQLGIKHLRRLLWVEFKCNLEWYGGAAESSPCISAMIDVVRKEAQEHPREICFRVSGRKDEDFPANKESAQSSSSGTSEINDTPNGGRGEIQGEEEETFPANESGKVSDSGTAGEIEEEEIHEEEEG